In a genomic window of Neoarius graeffei isolate fNeoGra1 chromosome 13, fNeoGra1.pri, whole genome shotgun sequence:
- the trappc6b gene encoding trafficking protein particle complex subunit 6b, with protein sequence MADEALFQFLHNELIQYVNNAESGENENGRCVSKLENMGFRVGQGLIERFTKDTARFKDELDVMKFICKDFWTCVFKKQIDNLRTNHQGIYVLQDNKFRLLTQLSAGKQYLEHAPKYLAFTCGLVRGGLYNLGVKSIVTAEVSAMPACKFQVMIQKM encoded by the exons ATGGCAGACGAGGCTCTTTTTCAGTTCCTCCATAATGAACTTATACAATATGTCAACAACGCAGAAAGTGGAGAAAAT GAAAATGGACGGTGTGTTTCCAAGCTTGAGAACATGGGATTTCGTGTGGGACAAGGTCTAATTGAAAG GTTCACCAAAGACACAGCACGTTTTAAAGACGAGCTCGACGTCATGAAATTCATCTGCAAAGATTTCTGGACCTGCGTGTTTAAGAAGCAGATTGATAACCTGAGAACAAACCACCAG GGTATTTACGTCCTACAGGATAACAAGTTCCGGTTATTGACCCAACTGTCTGCTGGTAAACAGTATCTGGAACATGCCCCGAAG TATTTGGCGTTTACCTGCGGCCTGGTGAGAGGAGGGCTCTACAACCTCGGTGTGAAGAGCATCGTCACGGCTGAGGTGTCCGCCATGCCTGCTT GTAAATTCCAGGTGATGATCCAGAAGATGTAA